The following are encoded together in the Citrus sinensis cultivar Valencia sweet orange chromosome 1, DVS_A1.0, whole genome shotgun sequence genome:
- the LOC102626394 gene encoding beta-galactosidase-like has translation MYRKMLSPAAAKVFSLLLLFISSWEICSVKSTVTYDRKGLIINGQRRILFSGSIHYPRSTPEMWPDLLKKAKDGGLDIVDTYVFWNGHEPTRGKFYFEGRYDLVRFIKLAQQAGLYVTLRIGPYACAEWNFGAFPAWLKFIPGMEFRIDNQPFELEMQKWVTKIVDMLKAEKLFETQGGPIILSQIENEFELVEWNLGDRARVYGQWAAHMAIGLNITVPWIMCKQANAPDPIIDTCNDFYCDWFSPNKDYKPKMWTENWTAWVQQFGTPPLYRPHEDLAYSVLKFIQTGGSMNNYYMYHGGTNFDRTNGAFVATSYDYDGVIDEYGLPSEPKWGHLSELHKVIKTCEPTILNSEPTVIPLGPHQEARVFNPPTGGCVAFLSNHDPNLPVNLTFWNLQYELPPWSISVLPDCRTAVYNSAIVTARKTEKKMIPFQGALQNWESYSEGTSSSDSSKTFVKYGLTEHLFLTRDTTDYLWYTTEVFIDPSEGFLYNGQDPLLNIMSAGHGLNVYVNDQLQGLHHGSLETPQVTFSKKVKLRGGVNKISLQSVAVGLPNIGTQFEKWNLGVLGPVTLSGLNEGTRDLAKQNWTYKIGLEGEDLGLPFTGGNSSVQWVQGPTLAKNWPGTWYKTTFDAPEGNDPLALDMRTMSKGLIWVNGHGVGRYWSASIAYGNCSPHPCYYGGFMNNQKCLSGCGKPSQIWYHVPRSWLKPTGNLLVVFEEWGGDPTGISLLRRTI, from the exons ATGTACAGGAAAATGTTGAGCCCAGCAGCAGCCAAGGTCTTCTCATTGCTGTTGTTGTTTATTTCCTCGTGGGAAATTTGTTCCGTCAAATCCACCGTCACATATGACAGAAAAGGTCTTATTATTAATGGCCAGAGAAGGATTCTCTTCTCTGGCTCCATTCATTATCCTAGAAGCACTCCTGAG ATGTGGCCTGATCTGTTAAAGAAAGCCAAAGATGGAGGTTTGGATATCGTAGACACTTATGTCTTCTGGAATGGACATGAGCCTACTCGTGGAAAG TTTTATTTTGAGGGCAGATATGATCTTGTTCGGTTCATCAAGCTGGCGCAACAAGCTGGTCTCTATGTTACGCTCAGGATTGGTCCCTATGCTTGTGCTGAATGGAATTTTGG TGCATTTCCTGCTTGGTTGAAATTCATTCCTGGAATGGAATTTCGAATAGACAATCAACCTTTCGAG CTTGAAATGCAAAAATGGGTGACAAAGATAGTCGACATGTTGAAGGcagaaaaattgtttgaaaCTCAGGGAGGTCCAATCATTCTGTCACAG ATAGAGAATGAGTTTGAATTGGTTGAATGGAACCTTGGAGATCGTGCTAGAGTTTACGGACAATGGGCAGCTCATATGGCTATAGGTCTCAACATTACTGTCCCATGGATTATGTGCAAACAAGCTAATGCTCCTGATCCAATT ATAGACACTTGCAATGATTTCTACTGTGATTGGTTTTCTCCGAACAAGGATTATAAGCCAAAAATGTGGACAGAAAACTGGACTGCCTG GGTTCAACAGTTTGGTACACCGCCTCTGTATAGACCGCACGAAGACTTGGCATATTCAGTCTTAAAGTTCATACAGACTGGTGGTTCAATGAATAATTATTACATG TACCACGGAGGAACTAATTTTGACCGGACAAATGGTGCCTTTGTTGCTACCAGTTATGATTATGACGGTGTTATAGATGAATATG GACTACCCAGTGAACCAAAATGGGGACACTTAAGTGAATTGCATAAGGTCATCAAAACATGCGAACCGACTATACTTAATTCAGAACCCACGGTGATTCCTCTTGGGCCACATCAAGAG GCTCGCGTATTCAATCCACCGACTGGGGGTTGTGTTGCATTCCTTTCGAACCATGATCCAAATCTCCCAGTAAACTTGACATTTTGGAATTTGCAATATGAATTGCCGCCTTGGTCCATCAGCGTTCTCCCTGACTGCAGAACTGCGGTTTACAACTCTGCTATA GTAACTGCCAGAAAAACCGAAAAGAAGATGATTCCTTTCCAAGGTGCACTTCAGAATTGGGAATCATACAGTGAAGGAACATCCTCTTCTGATAGTAGTAAAACATTTGTGAAATATGGGCTAACAGAACATCTATTTCTCACCAGAGATACTACAGATTACTTGTGGTACACGACAGA GGTGTTCATTGATCCTAGTGAAGGATTTTTGTATAATGGACAAGATCCACTTCTCAACATAATGTCCGCGGGTCATGGCCTGAATGTCTATGTTAATGATCAACTACAAG GACTTCACCACGGTAGTCTGGAAACTCCACAAGTAACATTCAGTAAGAAAGTGAAACTGAGAGGCGGTGTTAACAAAATTTCTTTACAAAGCGTGGCTGTTGGACTACCG AACATCGGAACACAGTTTGAGAAATGGAATCTTGGAGTTCTTGGTCCAGTAACATTGAGTGGTCTCAATGAAGGGACGAGAGACTTGGCTAAGCAAAACTGGACTTACAAG ATTGGTCTCGAAGGTGAAGATTTAGGTCTCCCTTTTACTGGAGGGAACTCCTCTGTTCAATGGGTACAAGGACCAACACTGGCAAAAAATTGGCCAGGGACATGGTACAAG ACTACTTTCGATGCACCAGAAGGCAACGACCCGTTAGCCTTGGATATGCGTACAATGTCAAAAGGGTTGATTTGGGTCAATGGTCACGGTGTTGGCCGCTACTGGTCTGCAAGTATAGCATATGGAAACTGTTCTCCTCATCCTTGTTATTACGGTGGATTTATGAATAATCAGAAATGTCTATCAGGCTGTGGAAAGCCCTCTCAAATatg GTATCATGTTCCAAGATCATGGTTAAAGCCAACTGGAAATCTCTTGGTTGTGTTTGAAGAATGGGGCGGCGACCCGACAGGAATTTCTTTGCTCAGAAGAACTATATAA